One region of Rhodospirillaceae bacterium genomic DNA includes:
- a CDS encoding ABC transporter permease — translation MSRAAVATRPNWLPRFGRYPLPLYLGGGLIGFIILIAIFAPWVAPFDPIAQNLAVKLQPPSFAYPFGTDNFGRDILSRIIWGARIDLQMGLIGVAFPFLIGTTVGAIAGYAGRAVDAVAMRVVDIVLAFPFLVLMLAIIAILKPGLSSFYIAMALVGWVSYARLIRAQVLVLKSADFVLAARSLGYSHPRILFRHILPNVLTGSIVFSMSDVVLVVLSGAAISYLGLGVQPPTAEWGIMIAEGQNFITTAWWITAFPGLAIVVMALGFSLLADGLGEHLGVRE, via the coding sequence GTGAGCCGTGCGGCGGTGGCAACACGCCCGAACTGGCTGCCGCGCTTTGGCCGCTATCCGCTGCCGCTTTATCTCGGCGGCGGGCTGATCGGTTTCATCATCCTCATCGCGATCTTTGCACCTTGGGTGGCGCCGTTCGATCCCATCGCGCAGAATCTTGCGGTCAAGCTGCAGCCACCGAGCTTCGCCTATCCGTTCGGCACCGACAATTTTGGCCGCGACATTCTCTCGCGCATCATCTGGGGGGCGCGCATCGATCTGCAGATGGGGTTGATCGGCGTCGCCTTCCCCTTCCTCATCGGCACCACCGTGGGCGCCATCGCCGGTTATGCCGGCCGCGCGGTCGATGCCGTCGCCATGCGGGTGGTCGATATCGTGCTGGCCTTTCCCTTCCTGGTCCTGATGCTGGCCATCATCGCCATCCTCAAGCCCGGTCTTTCCAGCTTCTACATCGCCATGGCGCTGGTGGGCTGGGTCTCCTATGCGCGGCTCATCCGCGCGCAGGTGCTGGTGCTGAAGTCGGCGGATTTCGTGCTGGCGGCGCGGAGTCTCGGCTACAGTCATCCGCGCATTCTCTTTCGCCATATCCTCCCCAATGTGCTGACCGGTTCGATCGTGTTCTCGATGTCGGACGTGGTGCTCGTCGTGCTGAGCGGCGCCGCCATCTCCTATCTGGGCTTGGGCGTGCAGCCGCCCACCGCCGAATGGGGCATCATGATCGCCGAGGGGCAGAATTTCATCACCACCGCCTGGTGGATCACCGCCTTCCCGGGCCTTGCCATCGTCGTCATGGCGCTGGGCTTCAGCCTGCTCGCCGATGGGCTCGGCGAACATCTCGGGGTGCGGGAATGA
- a CDS encoding ABC transporter ATP-binding protein, giving the protein MTKPLLDVRNLRVTARRHGHSFDIVEEVSFTVGRGEVLGLVGESGSGKSVTCRAILRLLPGANLRLSEGEVIFDGRDFARMPEAEIRAERGASVGMIFQNPASHLDPVMSIGDQVAESILVHRGVSRAEAWSQAIDLLRQVGIPDPARRALGHAHEFSGGMRQRAMIAAALACDPQLLIADEPTTALDVTVQAQILRLLLDLRDSRGLSIILVTHDLGVVAQACDSIAVMYGGRLVETGPKRDVLQAPFHPYTSRLIACQPGHKLDGRLLPSIPGQPPSTGQMPDGCRFHPRCDLAVASCRQMVPPLTLRAAQHLAACPVTAGVAS; this is encoded by the coding sequence ATGACCAAGCCCCTGCTCGATGTCCGCAATCTGCGCGTGACCGCCCGGCGCCACGGGCACTCCTTCGACATTGTCGAGGAAGTGAGCTTCACGGTCGGGCGCGGCGAGGTGCTGGGGCTGGTGGGTGAGAGCGGGTCGGGGAAGAGCGTCACCTGCCGCGCCATCCTGCGCCTGCTGCCCGGCGCCAATCTTCGTCTGAGCGAGGGCGAGGTTATTTTCGACGGGCGCGATTTTGCGCGCATGCCGGAGGCGGAAATCCGCGCCGAGCGCGGCGCCTCGGTCGGCATGATCTTCCAGAATCCGGCGAGCCATCTGGACCCCGTTATGAGCATCGGCGACCAGGTGGCGGAGAGCATCCTCGTCCATCGCGGCGTCAGCCGCGCCGAAGCGTGGAGCCAGGCCATCGACCTGCTGCGCCAGGTGGGCATTCCGGATCCGGCACGCCGGGCGCTCGGCCACGCCCATGAATTTTCCGGTGGCATGCGGCAGCGGGCGATGATCGCGGCGGCCTTGGCCTGCGACCCGCAGCTCCTCATCGCCGACGAACCCACCACGGCGCTGGATGTGACGGTGCAGGCGCAGATCCTGCGCCTGCTGCTCGATCTCCGCGACAGCCGCGGCTTGTCGATCATCCTGGTGACCCATGATCTGGGTGTGGTGGCGCAGGCCTGCGACAGCATCGCGGTCATGTATGGCGGCAGGCTGGTGGAGACGGGACCCAAGCGCGACGTGCTTCAGGCGCCGTTCCATCCCTATACATCGCGCCTCATTGCCTGCCAGCCGGGACACAAGCTGGACGGGCGCCTGCTACCGAGCATTCCCGGCCAGCCGCCCAGTACCGGGCAGATGCCAGATGGCTGCCGCTTTCATCCGCGCTGCGATCTCGCGGTGGCGAGCTGCCGGCAAATGGTGCCGCCCTTGACGTTGCGCGCGGCCCAGCATCTCGCGGCCTGTCCGGTGACGGCGGGTGTCGCGTCATGA